One stretch of Riemerella columbina DNA includes these proteins:
- the rsmG gene encoding 16S rRNA (guanine(527)-N(7))-methyltransferase RsmG — MVEMISQHFELTERQKQQFEQLAPLYQDWNEKINVISRKDMDSLYEKHILHSLGIAKVMPFAAGTKVLDVGTGGGFPGIPLAILFPEVQWTLIDSIGKKIKVVQAVAEALDLKNVTPIHGRAEQLKARYHFVVSRAVTQMPVFLKWIKGKFEKEEWNAKSNGVLYLKGGDLSEELAGLNCEIFELKDYFSSPFFETKKVVYLPQREIK; from the coding sequence ATGGTAGAGATGATTTCCCAACATTTTGAACTGACAGAAAGGCAGAAACAACAGTTCGAACAATTGGCGCCGCTGTATCAAGATTGGAATGAGAAAATCAATGTGATTTCTCGTAAAGATATGGACAGTTTGTATGAAAAACACATCTTGCACTCGTTGGGGATTGCCAAAGTAATGCCGTTTGCTGCAGGAACCAAAGTTTTAGATGTTGGCACTGGCGGCGGTTTCCCTGGGATTCCGTTAGCGATATTGTTTCCAGAAGTGCAGTGGACTTTAATTGATTCTATTGGGAAGAAAATCAAGGTGGTTCAAGCGGTGGCTGAGGCTTTAGACTTGAAGAATGTAACGCCTATCCATGGGCGTGCAGAGCAATTGAAAGCGCGTTATCACTTTGTGGTGAGTAGGGCTGTGACTCAGATGCCTGTATTTTTAAAATGGATAAAAGGCAAGTTTGAAAAAGAAGAATGGAATGCTAAGTCCAATGGAGTGCTCTACCTCAAAGGCGGCGATTTATCCGAAGAGTTGGCAGGCTTAAACTGCGAAATATTTGAGCTAAAAGATTATTTTTCTTCTCCATTTTTTGAAACTAAGAAAGTGGTATATCTCCCACAGCGAGAAATTAAATAA
- the galE gene encoding UDP-glucose 4-epimerase GalE has protein sequence MAILVTGGLGYIGSHTVVELLNDGFEVVIIDDMSNSEKFVLENIEEITGKKPIYYPFDLKRRELLAQVLDAHNIEGCINFAAFKAVGESQIKPIDYYENNLFSLINLLQEFKERQISNFIFSSSCTVYGQADQMPIDENTPLKTPESSYGKTKQMGEEILRDFAMAHDKKVALLRYFNPIGAHPSGKIGELPIGIPNNLVPYVMQTAAGIREKLSIWGDDYPTPDGTAIRDYIYVVDLAKAHLAALKQLLNAKESRVVEVYNLGTGQGSSVLEVVKAFEEANGVAVPYQICDRRAGDITIAYANADKAERELGWKSRTPLKEALRTTWQWQQYLDSRKKA, from the coding sequence ATGGCGATATTAGTAACTGGCGGTTTGGGGTATATTGGCTCGCATACGGTGGTGGAGCTTCTCAATGATGGCTTTGAGGTGGTGATTATTGATGATATGTCTAATTCGGAGAAATTTGTATTAGAAAATATTGAAGAAATTACAGGCAAAAAGCCCATCTATTACCCTTTTGATTTAAAACGAAGAGAACTTTTAGCCCAAGTTTTAGATGCGCATAACATTGAGGGATGTATCAATTTTGCGGCTTTTAAAGCGGTGGGAGAGAGCCAAATAAAACCAATAGACTATTACGAAAACAACCTTTTTTCGCTGATCAACCTTTTGCAAGAGTTTAAGGAACGCCAGATTTCTAACTTTATATTTTCATCATCTTGCACCGTGTATGGGCAGGCAGACCAGATGCCAATTGATGAAAATACCCCGCTGAAAACGCCAGAATCTTCTTATGGCAAAACCAAACAAATGGGCGAAGAAATCCTCAGAGATTTCGCGATGGCACACGACAAAAAGGTGGCGTTACTTCGTTATTTTAATCCTATTGGAGCGCATCCATCAGGGAAAATTGGCGAGTTACCGATAGGCATTCCGAATAATTTGGTGCCTTATGTTATGCAAACCGCTGCAGGCATTCGGGAGAAATTGAGTATTTGGGGCGATGATTATCCTACGCCAGACGGCACCGCCATAAGGGATTATATCTATGTGGTGGACTTAGCTAAAGCCCATTTAGCCGCCTTAAAACAATTACTCAACGCCAAAGAAAGCCGCGTGGTTGAGGTGTATAACTTAGGCACAGGGCAAGGTTCTTCGGTTTTAGAAGTGGTGAAGGCTTTTGAGGAAGCCAATGGTGTAGCGGTACCTTATCAAATTTGTGACCGCCGTGCTGGCGATATTACCATAGCGTATGCCAATGCAGATAAAGCCGAAAGAGAACTCGGTTGGAAATCTCGCACTCCGTTGAAAGAGGCGCTTCGTACCACTTGGCAATGGCAACAATATTTGGATAGTAGAAAAAAGGCGTAG
- a CDS encoding SH3 domain-containing protein has product MSQLTDKYAAVIAAAQNANIDNLSVQEQDGILYISGTTNSTDTKDLVWNALETVDATFTATDINVDIQVTGIPAGTNLTVVTEQSNLNIRKEPSTEADVVGKAGKGEIVTLVEVATGDWWKIKTKDGEEGYAYARYLKVN; this is encoded by the coding sequence ATGTCACAACTTACTGATAAATATGCTGCCGTAATTGCAGCGGCACAAAATGCTAATATTGACAACCTTTCGGTGCAAGAGCAAGATGGTATTCTCTACATTTCTGGAACGACTAACTCTACCGACACTAAAGATTTGGTTTGGAACGCTTTAGAGACTGTAGATGCTACTTTTACCGCGACAGATATCAATGTAGACATCCAAGTAACGGGAATTCCTGCGGGGACTAATCTCACTGTGGTTACTGAGCAATCTAACCTGAATATCCGCAAAGAACCTTCTACGGAAGCAGATGTTGTGGGCAAAGCTGGGAAAGGCGAAATCGTGACTTTGGTAGAGGTTGCCACTGGCGATTGGTGGAAAATTAAAACCAAAGATGGCGAGGAAGGCTACGCTTATGCCAGATATTTGAAAGTCAACTAA
- a CDS encoding GH25 family lysozyme: protein MPKKRNPRKINKKRHQKRAKRNHLRRWILFAVLLVAMVGTGFYLKNKLTFYYALLWGKSHKTLTNSVYETQRINAIMVEHQGKIFGMDISHYQRKEDIVWDSLSIVNGDIPLDFVVLRATMGNAAKDRHFNEFWQQSKKHGYTRGAYHFYRPDEDPVYQANNFLASVRLEKGDLRPILDLEKVPKRKPRKKYIEDIKVWLKIVEKAYGTKPIIYTYYHFYKDYLKGHFSTYPLWLANYNPVLKPSPIDDWHFWQFTEQGIVKGVDVKVDLDVFNGEARDFQKMKLD, encoded by the coding sequence ATGCCAAAGAAAAGGAACCCGAGAAAAATCAATAAAAAAAGACACCAGAAGCGAGCCAAGAGGAACCACTTGCGCCGTTGGATTTTGTTTGCAGTGTTATTGGTCGCTATGGTGGGCACGGGGTTTTACCTCAAAAACAAACTGACTTTTTACTATGCGTTATTGTGGGGAAAGTCACATAAAACCCTGACCAATAGCGTTTATGAAACGCAGCGCATCAATGCCATTATGGTGGAACATCAGGGAAAAATTTTTGGAATGGATATTTCTCATTATCAAAGGAAGGAAGACATCGTTTGGGATAGTCTAAGCATTGTGAATGGGGATATTCCTTTGGATTTTGTGGTGCTTCGCGCGACAATGGGCAACGCCGCCAAAGACCGACATTTTAATGAGTTTTGGCAACAGTCTAAAAAACACGGCTACACAAGGGGTGCTTATCATTTTTATCGCCCAGATGAAGATCCTGTTTATCAGGCTAATAACTTCTTGGCCAGCGTCCGATTAGAAAAGGGGGATCTTCGCCCTATTTTGGATTTGGAGAAAGTTCCGAAAAGAAAACCCCGTAAAAAATATATAGAAGACATAAAAGTTTGGCTCAAAATTGTGGAAAAAGCCTATGGCACTAAGCCGATTATCTATACTTATTATCATTTTTATAAAGATTATTTGAAAGGTCATTTTAGCACATATCCACTATGGCTCGCCAATTACAACCCCGTGCTGAAGCCGAGTCCTATTGATGATTGGCATTTTTGGCAGTTTACAGAACAAGGCATTGTAAAAGGCGTAGATGTTAAAGTAGACCTTGATGTCTTTAATGGTGAAGCTCGGGATTTTCAAAAAATGAAATTAGACTAA
- a CDS encoding alpha-ketoacid dehydrogenase subunit alpha/beta, whose amino-acid sequence MQTTYTPNQEVSFEDFKKSILRDYKLGRISREMAYLGRREVLTGKAKFGIFGDGKELPQLAMAKVFKNGDFRSGYYRDQTFALAIDAVSIQSFFAQLYADTSVEREPASAGRQMNGHYATRSLNEDGSWKDLTAQKNISSDISPTAGQMPRLLGLAQASKIYKEIQFEGSEKFSKNGREVAFGTIGDASTAEGHFWETLNAACALQVPMIISIWDDGYGISVPTYNQRAKADISEMLSGFQRKAGEKNEGCEIITVKAWDYPALLNAYAKAEDFARNQSIPVVVHVKEVTQPQGHSTSGSHERYKSEERLNWEAEFDGLKQFRNWILNYENNINGTTVKIATEEELDAIDKEAKKEVKAGQKAAWEVYQNAISEVKNKALPAVEALQNQSQEIAPLLEQFQKIISVGKRDIFHLMRKALWLTRDQKSSERTQLQKVYQELLAQEQDHYSSHLYSQSQWKATNVKEVKPVFSEASEEVDGRVVVRNNFDKIFEKYPQTLVFGEDTGNIGDVNQGLEGMQEKYGATRVADTGIREATILGQGIGMAMRGLRPIAEIQYLDYILYCLQGMSDDLATVQYRTKGGQKAPVIIRTRGHRLEGIWHSGSPMAGILNLSKGILVLVPRSLTKAAGFYNTMLQSDEPAVIVECLNGYRLKEKQPDNLGEFTVPVGQVEITREGTDVTLVTYGSTWRIVMEAAQELEKLGISAEVIDIQSLIPFDLSEDIAKSVKKTNRLVVIDEDVEGGASAFILQQILEKQKAFRYLDSDPITITANDHRPAYASDGDYFSKPSADDMVEKIYQLFHEVNPKKYPEI is encoded by the coding sequence ATGCAAACCACGTATACCCCCAATCAAGAGGTTTCCTTTGAGGATTTTAAAAAAAGCATCCTTAGAGATTATAAATTAGGCAGAATTTCCCGAGAAATGGCTTACCTCGGTAGGAGAGAGGTGCTCACAGGAAAAGCAAAATTCGGAATCTTTGGCGATGGTAAGGAACTCCCACAATTGGCAATGGCTAAAGTCTTCAAAAATGGAGACTTCCGCTCTGGTTACTACCGTGACCAAACTTTTGCCTTAGCGATAGATGCCGTATCTATCCAAAGTTTCTTTGCTCAGCTTTATGCCGATACCAGCGTAGAGCGGGAGCCAGCATCGGCAGGGCGCCAAATGAACGGCCACTACGCCACACGAAGTCTTAATGAAGACGGCAGTTGGAAAGATTTGACCGCACAAAAAAACATCTCTTCAGACATCTCGCCAACGGCAGGGCAAATGCCACGATTGTTAGGCTTGGCACAAGCGTCTAAAATTTATAAAGAAATCCAGTTTGAAGGTTCTGAGAAATTCTCTAAAAATGGGCGTGAGGTTGCATTCGGAACTATTGGTGATGCCTCCACAGCGGAGGGCCATTTTTGGGAAACTCTTAATGCCGCGTGTGCCCTGCAAGTCCCAATGATTATTAGCATTTGGGATGATGGCTATGGCATTTCCGTACCCACTTACAACCAAAGAGCTAAGGCGGATATTTCCGAAATGCTTTCTGGTTTCCAAAGAAAAGCTGGTGAAAAAAATGAAGGCTGCGAGATTATCACCGTTAAGGCTTGGGATTATCCTGCATTGCTCAACGCCTATGCCAAGGCGGAAGATTTTGCCAGAAATCAAAGTATTCCTGTGGTGGTGCATGTAAAGGAGGTGACACAGCCACAAGGGCACTCTACATCTGGCTCTCACGAGCGTTACAAATCCGAAGAACGATTGAACTGGGAAGCCGAGTTTGATGGCTTAAAACAGTTTAGAAATTGGATTCTTAATTATGAAAACAACATCAATGGCACTACGGTAAAAATCGCTACAGAGGAAGAATTAGATGCCATAGATAAAGAAGCTAAAAAAGAGGTGAAAGCAGGACAAAAAGCCGCTTGGGAAGTCTACCAAAACGCCATCAGCGAGGTTAAAAATAAAGCCCTCCCAGCGGTAGAAGCTTTGCAAAACCAAAGCCAAGAGATCGCGCCATTATTAGAGCAATTTCAGAAAATTATTTCTGTAGGCAAACGCGATATTTTCCATTTGATGAGAAAGGCACTTTGGCTCACCAGAGATCAAAAATCATCGGAGAGAACCCAATTACAGAAGGTTTATCAAGAACTATTGGCACAAGAGCAAGACCATTATTCATCGCATTTGTATTCTCAATCTCAATGGAAAGCCACCAATGTTAAAGAGGTAAAACCTGTATTCTCCGAAGCTTCCGAAGAGGTAGATGGCAGAGTGGTGGTGAGAAATAACTTTGACAAAATTTTTGAAAAATACCCACAAACCTTAGTTTTCGGCGAAGATACAGGGAACATTGGCGATGTTAACCAAGGTTTAGAAGGGATGCAAGAAAAATACGGCGCTACCCGAGTGGCAGATACAGGCATCCGTGAGGCAACGATTTTAGGTCAAGGCATCGGTATGGCGATGAGAGGGCTCCGCCCGATTGCAGAAATTCAGTATTTGGATTATATTCTCTACTGTTTGCAAGGGATGAGCGATGATTTAGCCACCGTACAATATAGAACCAAAGGCGGACAGAAGGCGCCAGTGATCATCAGAACCAGAGGGCATCGTTTGGAAGGTATTTGGCATTCAGGGTCGCCTATGGCAGGGATTCTCAACCTTTCCAAAGGGATTTTAGTTTTGGTGCCGAGGAGTTTAACCAAAGCGGCAGGTTTTTATAATACCATGCTCCAAAGCGATGAGCCAGCCGTGATTGTGGAATGCCTTAATGGTTATAGATTAAAGGAAAAACAGCCTGATAACTTAGGCGAATTTACCGTGCCTGTGGGGCAGGTGGAGATCACCAGAGAGGGCACAGATGTCACTTTGGTCACTTATGGCTCTACTTGGCGCATCGTGATGGAAGCGGCGCAAGAGTTAGAAAAATTAGGCATTTCTGCTGAAGTGATTGATATCCAGTCGTTAATTCCTTTTGATTTATCCGAAGATATTGCAAAAAGCGTTAAGAAAACCAACCGTTTGGTGGTAATAGATGAGGATGTTGAAGGCGGTGCTTCGGCGTTTATCCTTCAACAGATTTTGGAAAAACAGAAAGCGTTCAGATATTTGGATAGCGATCCGATTACCATTACCGCTAATGACCATCGCCCTGCGTATGCCAGTGATGGCGACTATTTTAGCAAACCATCGGCAGATGATATGGTGGAGAAAATTTACCAACTTTTCCACGAGGTTAATCCTAAAAAATACCCTGAAATATAA
- a CDS encoding Ppx/GppA phosphatase family protein, with product MRLAAIDIGSNAARLLINEVKTNPNNEPEFTKLNLLRIPLRLGMDVFTKGKIGKERSQMMLDSIKIFSDLMKVYQVEHYRACATSAMRDAKNGAELIKKIEQTSGIKIDIISGNEEANLVYENHIAEGLDDQFDYLYIDVGGGSTELTFYENGKVKYEHSFNIGTIRLLNNLVTEAHWREMKEAIKTHINSKKPILAIGSGGNINKVFSISKTKDGKALPASTLKKYYKEFSKLSVPERMAKYKIREDRADVLVPALQVFNNVLQWADIDKILVPKISVADGLIHQIYERVTQKK from the coding sequence ATGAGATTAGCCGCAATAGACATTGGGAGTAACGCCGCCAGATTACTCATCAACGAAGTGAAAACCAACCCGAATAACGAGCCCGAATTTACCAAACTCAACCTCCTTAGGATTCCGCTACGGCTGGGGATGGATGTTTTTACCAAAGGAAAAATCGGTAAAGAGCGGAGCCAAATGATGCTGGATTCCATTAAAATCTTCAGCGATCTGATGAAGGTTTATCAAGTGGAACATTACCGCGCCTGTGCCACCAGTGCAATGCGCGATGCCAAAAACGGCGCAGAACTCATCAAGAAAATAGAGCAAACCTCAGGGATAAAAATAGACATCATCTCTGGGAATGAAGAAGCCAATTTGGTCTATGAAAACCACATTGCCGAAGGTTTGGATGATCAATTTGATTACCTTTATATTGATGTGGGCGGCGGCTCCACGGAGCTTACTTTCTACGAAAATGGCAAGGTGAAATATGAACATTCCTTTAACATCGGTACAATCCGACTACTGAATAATCTGGTGACAGAAGCCCATTGGCGCGAAATGAAAGAGGCGATAAAAACCCACATCAACAGTAAAAAACCAATTTTAGCTATTGGCTCTGGTGGCAACATCAACAAGGTGTTCTCTATAAGCAAAACCAAAGATGGCAAAGCCTTGCCCGCCTCCACGCTGAAGAAATATTATAAAGAATTTTCTAAACTCTCGGTGCCAGAGCGGATGGCAAAATATAAAATCCGAGAAGACCGTGCCGATGTTTTGGTGCCTGCCCTCCAAGTCTTTAATAATGTGCTCCAATGGGCGGATATTGATAAAATCTTAGTTCCAAAAATTTCTGTGGCAGACGGACTTATCCACCAGATTTATGAAAGGGTAACCCAGAAAAAATAA
- a CDS encoding aminotransferase class IV gives MYLDGVLLSNEESEIYNNRAFLNGDAVRVYFFFKDKKILLAEEVYFFLMSSMRKMRMNIPLTFTLEFFVDLFTKAIQEQEANTGRIAVVVFRDTTENLTAKTPVHFWYQVEEDEYWYRIKKGINLDIIKEISVNTHLLSNIYTHGPENTYAEIYAYENDLDDVILLNPQKRIARSIFGNLLFLENNTLKVPKQTEGAYISPLMEHFITFVYKNRLAEIDQAEMIAFESQKAEEILMISDQKGLFSVAQIRNKTFPNLRIQEMVSQWAEHLNSL, from the coding sequence ATGTATTTAGATGGTGTTTTATTATCTAATGAAGAATCTGAAATCTATAATAATAGAGCGTTTTTAAATGGAGATGCCGTGCGCGTGTATTTCTTCTTTAAGGATAAAAAAATCCTACTGGCGGAAGAGGTTTATTTCTTTCTAATGTCTTCTATGAGGAAGATGAGGATGAATATACCGCTCACTTTTACCTTAGAATTTTTTGTTGATTTGTTCACAAAAGCCATCCAAGAGCAAGAGGCCAACACAGGGCGCATTGCTGTGGTTGTTTTCCGAGATACGACCGAAAATCTGACCGCCAAAACGCCTGTTCATTTTTGGTATCAGGTGGAGGAAGATGAATATTGGTATCGTATAAAAAAAGGCATTAATTTAGATATTATTAAAGAAATTTCGGTAAATACCCATTTGTTGAGTAATATTTATACCCATGGCCCAGAAAATACTTATGCCGAAATCTATGCCTACGAAAACGATTTAGATGATGTGATTTTGCTCAATCCACAAAAACGAATTGCCAGAAGTATTTTCGGAAATTTATTATTTCTGGAAAACAACACATTGAAGGTGCCTAAACAAACCGAGGGTGCCTATATATCGCCGCTGATGGAACATTTTATCACTTTCGTTTATAAAAACCGATTGGCAGAGATAGATCAGGCAGAGATGATTGCCTTTGAGAGCCAAAAAGCCGAAGAAATTTTAATGATTTCTGACCAAAAAGGGCTGTTTTCTGTGGCACAAATTAGGAACAAAACCTTCCCCAACCTTCGGATACAAGAAATGGTTTCCCAATGGGCAGAACATCTTAATTCTTTATAA
- a CDS encoding START-like domain-containing protein yields the protein MAKHKVTYEFPMHCLSEILYEYMATEEGLGEWFADEVEEKGDDFYFSWGGGPAEKATLIRYKPESFVRFRWEEDEGTKNYFEMSIVIDEITDDLSLNITDFCEPGDEEENKLYWENLIENLRIKLGAA from the coding sequence ATGGCAAAACATAAAGTAACTTATGAGTTTCCAATGCACTGTTTATCAGAGATATTGTATGAATATATGGCTACGGAAGAAGGATTGGGAGAGTGGTTTGCAGATGAAGTAGAAGAAAAAGGCGACGATTTTTATTTTAGTTGGGGCGGAGGTCCCGCTGAGAAAGCCACGCTAATTCGCTATAAGCCAGAATCTTTTGTTAGATTTAGATGGGAAGAAGATGAGGGCACAAAAAACTATTTTGAAATGTCCATCGTGATTGATGAGATTACGGACGACCTTTCTCTTAACATCACCGACTTTTGCGAGCCAGGAGACGAGGAGGAAAACAAACTATATTGGGAAAATTTAATAGAAAATTTGAGAATAAAATTAGGGGCAGCCTAA
- a CDS encoding DegT/DnrJ/EryC1/StrS family aminotransferase, with the protein MKKIQMVDLQTQYYKIKNEVDNAVLNVMESAAFINGPEVKSFQKEMEDYLDVKYVIPCANGTDALQIALMALGLQEGDEVITADFTFAATVEVIHLLKLKAVLVDVDYDTFTIDPEKIRKAITPKTKAIIPVHLFGQCANMEEILKIAKEHQLYVIEDNAQAIGAEYTFSDGTVKKSGTMGTIGTTSFFPSKNLGCYGDGGAIFTNDERLDYIIRGIVNHGMYERYYHDEVGVNSRLDSIQAAVLRKKLPHLDAYNEARRKAAQYYDEALGQHPQILIPKREATSTHVFHQYTLRILNGKRNELQQFLAEKEIPAMIYYPVALRKQKAYYQDSQDADFINTDRLLEQVISLPMHTELDDEQLKYITDSVLEFMNQ; encoded by the coding sequence ATGAAGAAAATTCAAATGGTAGACCTGCAAACGCAGTACTACAAGATAAAAAACGAAGTTGATAATGCGGTGCTCAATGTGATGGAGTCGGCAGCTTTTATCAACGGTCCAGAAGTGAAATCTTTCCAAAAAGAAATGGAGGATTATTTAGATGTAAAGTATGTAATTCCTTGTGCCAACGGTACAGATGCTTTGCAGATAGCCCTTATGGCATTGGGTTTACAAGAAGGCGATGAGGTGATTACTGCAGATTTTACCTTTGCCGCCACGGTGGAGGTGATTCATCTTTTAAAGCTCAAAGCCGTTTTGGTAGATGTGGATTATGATACCTTTACCATAGATCCAGAGAAAATAAGAAAAGCCATCACGCCGAAAACCAAAGCCATTATTCCTGTGCATTTGTTTGGGCAATGTGCCAATATGGAAGAAATTTTGAAAATTGCAAAAGAACATCAGCTTTATGTGATTGAAGACAACGCCCAAGCCATCGGTGCCGAGTATACCTTCTCAGACGGTACGGTTAAAAAATCAGGAACGATGGGCACCATTGGCACCACTTCTTTCTTCCCGTCTAAAAATTTGGGTTGTTATGGCGATGGTGGCGCTATTTTCACGAATGATGAGCGCTTAGATTACATCATCAGAGGGATTGTGAACCACGGAATGTACGAAAGATATTACCACGATGAGGTAGGCGTAAATTCCAGATTAGACAGCATACAGGCGGCGGTACTTAGGAAAAAGTTACCCCATTTAGATGCTTATAACGAAGCCCGAAGAAAAGCCGCACAATATTATGATGAGGCTTTGGGGCAGCACCCTCAGATTCTAATCCCGAAGCGAGAGGCGACCTCCACGCATGTGTTTCATCAATACACCTTGAGAATTCTCAATGGTAAAAGAAACGAGCTGCAACAGTTTTTAGCGGAAAAGGAAATTCCAGCGATGATCTATTATCCCGTAGCGCTTAGAAAGCAAAAAGCCTACTACCAAGACAGCCAAGATGCTGATTTTATCAACACAGACCGACTTTTGGAGCAAGTGATTTCTTTACCAATGCATACCGAGCTTGATGATGAACAGCTTAAATACATTACAGATTCGGTTTTAGAATTTATGAACCAATAA
- a CDS encoding type II toxin-antitoxin system PemK/MazF family toxin encodes MDVVNRFDVFFIDLNPTIGSEINKIRPCVVISPKEMNRALNTVIIAPLTSTIKNYPMRVNCIVQEKQGQIALDHLRSVDKTRLKNKIACLDEQAQNKVVETLIAMFS; translated from the coding sequence ATGGACGTGGTAAATAGATTTGATGTATTTTTTATTGATTTAAACCCTACCATTGGGAGCGAAATCAATAAAATAAGACCTTGTGTGGTCATATCGCCTAAAGAGATGAACCGCGCTCTAAATACGGTCATCATTGCACCATTGACTTCCACCATAAAAAATTATCCAATGCGAGTGAATTGCATCGTTCAAGAAAAACAAGGTCAAATCGCTCTTGACCATTTAAGGTCAGTGGATAAAACAAGATTAAAAAATAAAATCGCTTGTTTAGATGAGCAGGCGCAAAATAAAGTGGTAGAAACTTTAATCGCAATGTTTTCTTAA
- a CDS encoding AbrB/MazE/SpoVT family DNA-binding domain-containing protein: MITKVRKIGNSYGIILGKKLLEQAKMENEVILSLSDNKIIIEAVNKNPRKGWEEMLLKAGSLEDQEQPYVDFNNQFDEEEWTW, translated from the coding sequence ATGATTACAAAAGTGAGAAAAATAGGAAATTCTTATGGTATCATCCTCGGTAAGAAACTATTAGAACAAGCTAAAATGGAAAATGAGGTGATCTTATCTCTCTCAGATAACAAAATCATTATAGAAGCTGTGAATAAAAATCCACGAAAAGGTTGGGAAGAAATGCTTTTAAAAGCGGGTTCATTGGAAGATCAGGAACAGCCTTATGTAGATTTTAACAACCAGTTTGATGAAGAGGAATGGACGTGGTAA
- a CDS encoding BON domain-containing protein has translation MKKLFQTMALAAMVSLTLASCKKKPNDAELTTQATQVVQANPQASVEVKDGQAHLSGTFASQEEKDQMIASLKAIPGIKEVHDMASVEAPVVVNAVDAEVLQKVKDATKDFPSVKVEDTNGEITLTGEVSPTQARKIKESIDALKIGKYNNQLTVK, from the coding sequence ATGAAAAAATTGTTTCAAACTATGGCATTAGCCGCTATGGTGTCTTTAACTTTGGCCTCTTGCAAGAAAAAGCCTAACGATGCAGAATTAACCACACAAGCGACCCAAGTGGTGCAAGCCAATCCTCAAGCTTCTGTAGAGGTAAAAGATGGACAAGCGCATCTTTCGGGAACTTTTGCTTCTCAAGAAGAGAAAGACCAAATGATCGCTTCGCTAAAAGCGATCCCAGGGATTAAAGAGGTTCACGATATGGCAAGCGTAGAAGCGCCAGTTGTAGTGAATGCGGTAGATGCGGAGGTTCTACAAAAAGTAAAAGATGCCACCAAAGATTTCCCAAGCGTAAAAGTGGAAGATACTAATGGCGAAATTACCTTAACTGGTGAGGTTTCTCCTACACAAGCCAGAAAAATTAAAGAGTCTATAGATGCTCTTAAAATCGGAAAATACAACAATCAACTTACTGTAAAATAA